One genomic window of Motacilla alba alba isolate MOTALB_02 chromosome 3, Motacilla_alba_V1.0_pri, whole genome shotgun sequence includes the following:
- the ID2 gene encoding DNA-binding protein inhibitor ID-2, translated as MKAFSPVRSVRKTGLSEHNLGISRSKTPVDDPMSLLYNMNDCYSKLKELVPSIPQNKKVSKMEILQHVIDYILDLQIALDSHPSIVSLHHQRPGQNPSSRTPLTTLNTDISILSLQASEFPSELMSSDSKALCG; from the exons ATGAAAGCCTTCAGCCCGGTGCGGTCCGTCAGGAAAACCGGCCTCTCGGAGCACAACCTGGGCATCTCCCGGAGCAAGACCCCCGTGGATGACCCCATGAGCCTGCTGTACAATATGAACGACTGCTACTCTaagctgaaggagctggtgcCCAGCATCCCGCAGAACAAGAAAGTGAGCAAGATGGAAATCTTGCAGCACGTCATCGACTACATCCTGGACCTGCAGATCGCCTTGGACTCGCACCCCAGCATCGTCAGCCTGCACCACCAGAGACCCGGGCAGAACCCTTCCTCCAGAACTCCTCTGACCACCCTCAACACAGACATCAGCATCCTCTCGCTACAG GCGTCCGAGTTCCCCTCAGAGCTCATGTCAAGCGACAGCAAAGCACTTTGTGGCTGA